Within Capsicum annuum cultivar UCD-10X-F1 unplaced genomic scaffold, UCD10Xv1.1 ctg47515, whole genome shotgun sequence, the genomic segment GGCACTTAACATCTCCTGCATGTCTATGACTAGACATCTAGCGCGTGGACAATATAACACGAAGACCTAACATTATGTAGAGCAAAAATAGGGATGGGACTGTCTTTGATATTATGTTAAGGAGAGGAACATTGGACCTAACTCAACACCAAAAGCTAGCTCATCAAGTAAAATAACTCATCAAGCTATTATACTGAAGATAAGGAAGGCCATCATACCTTGAGATTGATTTCTTCGACTGGTAACTTGAGGATATAAATGAGAGCTATAAAATCTCCAGCACTCATATCCATATCAAACACAACATTCTTTCCGAGTTTCTTGCCCCTGAAATCTGGTTTGTGAAGTTTTCCGCCGTAATGAGGAAATTGTgtagaaaaattgaataatccagAATTTTCTCTTTGGTTTAAGACCTGaaaccataaaaaaattataggaatAAGTTGTATCCAAATTTAAAATCTGTAAGAAAAAAGAGGTTCAGAGTAAATAAGAAGCTGGTATAATACTATTAACCTACATCCAGGAAGCTAACGAAAAATTCTCTGTCTAGTGCAGTTTTAGAATTTTGATTAGGTTTTGCTCTTACAGCAACACGAACAGGTACTCCTCTTGGCCCAACGACTTCTTTCGTATAACCATCCTGACAAACAGCATCAGCTCAGAACACATACACAAGTataatgatcaaacaaataatggatcacaaaaatttctttttgattGAAAATATGAAGTCGTAGAAATATGATAAGCAAAGAAAATCTCTGGCAATCTTTACAATGATTTATTTACTTACAATAAGCATAAATCATGTTTTGTCCAAGTTACCAACAAAATGACATGTTTTACTAGAGACAATTCTTCACCTGGCATTTGCCCCTCCCATTCTTGACTATACAAAATGGATCACGAAGTCGAGTCTGAACGTGACCACTATGAACTCCATTTATTTCCAAGTTGAACTTTGGAGTTGTACGTCCATCAAAAAATGGATTTGATCCATCGGATATCCCGTATGGCATATTTGAAGTAACCACAGTAATATTGATATACTCCATTTCCGCAAATTCATTTTCTCCTTGGTGGTTGTGCTGATTcctcatgattgaagcagctatTCCAGACATAAATGAGTCCCACATAAAGTAACTCTGCATCCAGCAAAGTTATCATCACTTAATTATATTCAAGCAGATGTTTTCAAATCAAAAGTTATTGTGTGTATATGTACATTGTAAATGTACCGTATAGAAGTGGTCATCAAACCAAGTATCACGAGCAATTTTCAGGGACTTGAAACAGTACTGTGCCTCGTAGGTATTCTGATTCTTCTCAAAGGTCTCAAAAAACTCTTCAGTTACGGGAATGGTGTTTGTGGCATCCAAAGGGACAAGAGTAGCTGGAATACCAGAATGAATCACCTACAGTATAAGGATATTGATGATGATTAGCTACAAGCCTATAACACATGACTAGCAGTAACGTCGAGAAACAACATGCAGAAAAAATGCCTATGATTTTTGCAATACCTGGTAAGCCGCAAAAGGATCCATAAACAAATTGAATTCTGCGTAAGGGTTGCTTGTGTAATCTGTGATTAAATTGCCACGGTCACCACACTCTGTAGTTTGACATGAGGAGGTCGAGTTCGTTGGGCAACACCCAGTAAGATTTTGTGACCTTACACCACCTCCCATTATGTAAATATgctcaat encodes:
- the LOC124892465 gene encoding uncharacterized protein LOC124892465 — its product is MYDMLYMMGRDDIAVGVGGEGGILPNGTIMPNVGGYIPIIDQGDGTAGYCRYRQAVPIGRGGRLDIDSNYGFRKSFLPQGKRKYSPLRQPTAQQVMIKTISSGPTVVFLLGSHTNFALFLISNPHLKKNIEHIYIMGGGVRSQNLTGCCPTNSTSSCQTTECGDRGNLITDYTSNPYAEFNLFMDPFAAYQVIHSGIPATLVPLDATNTIPVTEEFFETFEKNQNTYEAQYCFKSLKIARDTWFDDHFYTSYFMWDSFMSGIAASIMRNQHNHQGENEFAEMEYINITVVTSNMPYGISDGSNPFFDGRTTPKFNLEINGVHSGHVQTRLRDPFCIVKNGRGKCQDGYTKEVVGPRGVPVRVAVRAKPNQNSKTALDREFFVSFLDVLNQRENSGLFNFSTQFPHYGGKLHKPDFRGKKLGKNVVFDMDMSAGDFIALIYILKLPVEEINLKV